A region from the Tachyglossus aculeatus isolate mTacAcu1 chromosome X2, mTacAcu1.pri, whole genome shotgun sequence genome encodes:
- the RDH8 gene encoding retinol dehydrogenase 8 yields MAGSRDTGSRKRTVLITGCSSGIGLQLAVQLAQDPQQRYQVIATMRDLKKKEELEAAAGKALGQTLTIAQLDVCRDESVASCLSGHWGGEVDVLVNNAGVGQIGPVESISLDEMQKVFETNFFGAVRTIKAILPGMKQRRSGHIVVVSSVMGLQGVVFNDLYAASKFAIEGFCESLAVQLLQFNIFISMVEPGPVNTKFEAKLMDEISRSEFPGTDLDTIHYFKDIYLPASREIFTTLGQSPQTVAQAIAHVIDLEQPPFRTQTNPLYTPLTALKYADPSGTLSVRTFYRLLFNYGALFRLSLCCLRCVTCNCFRRRIIPV; encoded by the exons ATGGCTGGAAGCCGGGACACAGGAAGCCGCAAGAGGACCGTGCTTATCACCGGCTGTTCCTCTGGAATTGGCCTCCAGCTGGCCGTCCAACTGGCCCAGGACCCCCAGCAGCGTTACCAGG TCATAGCCACTATGCGGGAcctgaagaagaaggaagagctgGAAGCAGCTGCGGGAAAGGCCCTGGGCCAGACACTGACCATAGCCCAACTTGATGTCTGCAGGGATGAGTCCGTGGCCTCGTGTCTGAGCGGCCACTGGGGTGGTGAAGTCGATGTTCTCG tgaacaATGCCGGAGTTGGCCAGATTGGTCCCGTAGAGAGCATCAGCCTGGATGAAATGCAGAAGGTTTTTGAGACCAACTTCTTTGGCGCAGTGAGGACCATTAAGGCCATCCTGCCTGGCATGAAGCAGCGGAGGAGTGGGCACATCGTGGTGGTCAGCAGCGTTATGGGATTGCAGG GTGTTGTCTTCAACGATCTATACGCGGCCTCCAAATTTGCCATAGAGGGTTTCTGCGAGAGTCTGGCCGTCCAGCTCCTCCAGTTCAATATCTT CATCTCCATGGTGGAGCCTGGCCCAGTGAACACAAAGTTCGAGGCCAAGCTAATGGATGAGATCTCCCGTTCGGAGTTTCCTGGGACAGACCTGGACACCATCCATTACTTCAAGGACATCTACCTTCCTGCCTCCCGAGAGATCTTCACGACCCTGGGGCAAAGTCCCCAAACCGTGGCCCAG GCCATCGCTCATGTCATTGACCTTGAGCAGCCCCCATTCCGCACCCAGACCAACCCTCTGTACACGCCACTGACCGCACTGAAGTACGCCGATCCCTCAGGCACCCTCTCCGTCCGTACCTTCTACCGCCTCCTCTTCAACTACGGGGCCCTGTTCCGCCTCAGCCTCTGCTGCCTCCGCTGCGTCACTTGCAACTGCTTCCGCCGCAGGATCATCCCCGTGTGA